In Croceicoccus sp. Ery15, a genomic segment contains:
- a CDS encoding aldehyde dehydrogenase (NADP(+)) — MTEFRSVTAETGEAHGDPLTVHGPEDVAAACAAADAAFDIYRATGNLERAAFLTRIADEIMAIGEPLIEAYMRESGLPRGRAEGERGRTCGQLKMFADVVRMGQWEQIRIDPAMPDRQPLPRPDLRLRMIPVGPVAVFGASNFPLAFSTGGGDTASALAAGCPVVVKGHPAHPVTGGLVAQAIAKAVADSGLPAGVFQHLSGPSNELGAALVQDPRIMAVGFTGSRAGGLALSKLAQARAVPIPVYAEMSSINPVILLPHALKARGAALGTAFVGSLTMGAGQFCTNPGLVLAVDGDGIDDFVTAASGGVAEAKPQTMLTKGIAAAYAKGIEMLSGLPGVDTLAKGEEGSVTTGGTALFQTTAQQFIAENAIGHEVFGSASVIVRCADEGELKAVLESLEGQLTATLHMDGEDEAMAATLMPVLERRVGRILANGWPTGVEVCPAMVHGGPFPSTSDPRTTSVGSLAIDRFLRPVSYQNLAQSLLPPELRDDASGDGLPRLIDGKLTVN, encoded by the coding sequence ATGACCGAATTCCGCTCCGTGACCGCCGAGACCGGCGAAGCCCACGGCGATCCGCTTACCGTTCACGGACCCGAAGATGTCGCGGCAGCCTGCGCCGCAGCCGATGCGGCCTTCGACATCTATCGCGCGACCGGGAACCTGGAACGCGCGGCATTTCTGACGCGGATCGCGGACGAGATCATGGCCATCGGCGAACCGCTGATCGAAGCCTATATGCGCGAGAGCGGCCTGCCCCGCGGCCGTGCAGAGGGTGAACGCGGCCGGACTTGCGGCCAGCTTAAAATGTTCGCCGATGTTGTCCGCATGGGCCAGTGGGAACAGATCCGCATCGACCCCGCCATGCCCGACCGTCAACCGCTGCCGCGCCCCGATCTGCGCCTGCGCATGATCCCTGTCGGCCCTGTCGCCGTATTCGGCGCGTCGAACTTCCCGCTCGCCTTCTCGACCGGAGGCGGCGATACCGCATCGGCGCTGGCCGCAGGCTGCCCGGTAGTGGTCAAGGGCCACCCCGCCCATCCCGTCACCGGCGGGCTGGTGGCACAGGCCATCGCCAAGGCCGTGGCCGACAGCGGCCTGCCTGCTGGCGTGTTCCAGCATCTGTCGGGTCCCTCGAACGAGCTGGGTGCCGCATTGGTACAGGACCCGCGCATCATGGCGGTGGGCTTTACCGGTTCGCGCGCAGGCGGCCTTGCGCTGAGCAAGCTTGCACAGGCGCGCGCCGTGCCGATCCCCGTCTATGCCGAAATGTCGAGCATCAATCCCGTCATCCTGCTGCCCCATGCGCTCAAGGCGCGCGGTGCGGCACTGGGCACGGCATTCGTCGGTTCGCTGACGATGGGCGCAGGCCAGTTCTGCACCAATCCCGGCCTTGTGCTGGCCGTCGACGGTGACGGCATCGACGATTTCGTCACCGCGGCCAGCGGCGGCGTGGCCGAAGCCAAGCCGCAGACCATGCTGACCAAGGGCATTGCCGCAGCCTATGCCAAGGGCATCGAAATGCTGTCGGGCCTGCCCGGCGTCGATACGCTGGCCAAGGGCGAGGAAGGCAGCGTCACCACCGGCGGCACCGCGCTGTTCCAGACCACGGCACAGCAGTTTATTGCCGAGAACGCGATCGGGCATGAAGTGTTCGGCTCGGCCTCGGTCATCGTGCGCTGCGCCGACGAAGGCGAGTTGAAGGCCGTTCTGGAATCGCTGGAAGGCCAGCTGACCGCCACGCTGCACATGGACGGCGAGGACGAGGCCATGGCCGCCACGCTGATGCCCGTGCTGGAACGCCGCGTCGGGCGTATCCTTGCCAATGGCTGGCCGACCGGTGTCGAGGTTTGCCCCGCCATGGTGCACGGCGGACCCTTCCCGTCCACCAGCGATCCGCGCACCACATCGGTCGGCAGCCTTGCCATCGACCGGTTCCTGCGTCCGGTCAGCTACCAGAACCTCGCACAGTCGCTTCTACCGCCCGAATTGCGGGACGATGCAAGCGGTGACGGTTTGCCCCGATTGATCGACGGCAAACTGACTGTAAATTAG